In Podarcis muralis chromosome 14, rPodMur119.hap1.1, whole genome shotgun sequence, one genomic interval encodes:
- the MORF4L1 gene encoding mortality factor 4-like protein 1 isoform X2, which translates to MAPKQDPKPKFQEGERVLCFHGPLLYEAKCVKVAIKDKQVKYFIHYSGWNKNWDEWVPESRVLKYVDTNLQKQKELQKANQEQYAEGKMRGAAPGKKTSGLQQKNVEVFFRRDGAHTVCGLETPAISTRKTKKNKQKMIPLPVCVAPGIGEGSSTNENPQPPRKKRARVDPTVESEETFMNRVEVKVKIPEELKPWLVDDWDLITRQKQLFYLPAKKNVDSILEDYANYKKSRGNTDNKEYAVNEVVAGIKEYFNVMLGTQLLYKFERPQYAEILADHPDAPMSQVYGAPHLLRLFVRIGAMLAYTPLDEKSLALLLNYLHDFLKYLAKNSSTLFSASDYEVAPPEYHRKAV; encoded by the exons ATGGCGCCCAAGCAGGACCCCAAACCCAAATTCCAAGAGG GTGAACGGGTGCTGTGTTTCCATGGACCTCTTCTTTACGAAGCAAAG tGTGTAAAGGTTGCTATAAAGGACAAACAGGTGAAATACTTCATACATTACAGTGGTTGGAATAAGAA CTGGGATGAATGGGTTCCAGAAAGCAGAGTGCTCAAATACGTGGACACCAATCTGCAAAAGCAGAAAGAACTTCAAAAGGCCAATCA GGAACAGTATGCAGAAGGAAAGATGAGAGGGGCCGCACCAGGGAAAAAAACGTCCGGACTCCAGCAGAAAAATGTTGAAGT ATTTTTCAGACGAGATGGAGCGCATACAGTTTGCGGTTTGGAGACCCCTGCAATATCGACGCG GAAGACCAAAAAGAACAAACAGAAAA TGATTCCCTTGCCTGTTTGTGTAGCTCCTGGAATCGGTGAAGGCAGCAGCACTAATGAAAACCCTCAGCCTCCCAGGAAGAAAAGGGCTCGTGTAGATCCCACTGTTGAAAGT GAGGAGACTTTTATGAACAGGGTTGAAGTCAAGGTAAAAATACCCGAGGAGCTGAAACCGTGGCTTGTGGACGACTGGGATTTGATCACCCGGCAAAAGCAG CTCTTCTACCTTCCTGCCAAGAAGAACGTTGACTCCATTTTGGAGGACTACGCAAACTACAAGAAGTCGCGAGGGAACACTGATAACAA AGAATATGCTGTTAACGAAGTCGTGGCAGGCATCAAAGAGTACTTCAACGTCATGCTGGGCACTCAGCTGCTCTATAAATTTGAGAGGCCGCAGTACGCAGAAATCTTAGCGGACCACCCTGATGCGCCGATGTCACAGGTGTACGGAGCTCCCCACCTCCTGCGGCTGTTTG TCCGGATCGGAGCCATGCTCGCTTACACGCCCTTGGACGAGAAGAGTCTGGCCTTGCTGTTGAACTACTTGCACGATTTCCTAAA GTACCTAGCAAAGAACTCTTCCACGCTGTTCAGCGCGAGCGACTATGAAGTTGCACCTCCGGAGTATCATCGGAAAGCTGT CTGA
- the MORF4L1 gene encoding mortality factor 4-like protein 1 isoform X6 yields MAPKQDPKPKFQEGERVLCFHGPLLYEAKCVKVAIKDKQVKYFIHYSGWNKNWDEWVPESRVLKYVDTNLQKQKELQKANQEQYAEGKMRGAAPGKKTSGLQQKNVEVKTKKNKQKTPGIGEGSSTNENPQPPRKKRARVDPTVESEETFMNRVEVKVKIPEELKPWLVDDWDLITRQKQLFYLPAKKNVDSILEDYANYKKSRGNTDNKEYAVNEVVAGIKEYFNVMLGTQLLYKFERPQYAEILADHPDAPMSQVYGAPHLLRLFVRIGAMLAYTPLDEKSLALLLNYLHDFLKYLAKNSSTLFSASDYEVAPPEYHRKAV; encoded by the exons ATGGCGCCCAAGCAGGACCCCAAACCCAAATTCCAAGAGG GTGAACGGGTGCTGTGTTTCCATGGACCTCTTCTTTACGAAGCAAAG tGTGTAAAGGTTGCTATAAAGGACAAACAGGTGAAATACTTCATACATTACAGTGGTTGGAATAAGAA CTGGGATGAATGGGTTCCAGAAAGCAGAGTGCTCAAATACGTGGACACCAATCTGCAAAAGCAGAAAGAACTTCAAAAGGCCAATCA GGAACAGTATGCAGAAGGAAAGATGAGAGGGGCCGCACCAGGGAAAAAAACGTCCGGACTCCAGCAGAAAAATGTTGAAGT GAAGACCAAAAAGAACAAACAGAAAA CTCCTGGAATCGGTGAAGGCAGCAGCACTAATGAAAACCCTCAGCCTCCCAGGAAGAAAAGGGCTCGTGTAGATCCCACTGTTGAAAGT GAGGAGACTTTTATGAACAGGGTTGAAGTCAAGGTAAAAATACCCGAGGAGCTGAAACCGTGGCTTGTGGACGACTGGGATTTGATCACCCGGCAAAAGCAG CTCTTCTACCTTCCTGCCAAGAAGAACGTTGACTCCATTTTGGAGGACTACGCAAACTACAAGAAGTCGCGAGGGAACACTGATAACAA AGAATATGCTGTTAACGAAGTCGTGGCAGGCATCAAAGAGTACTTCAACGTCATGCTGGGCACTCAGCTGCTCTATAAATTTGAGAGGCCGCAGTACGCAGAAATCTTAGCGGACCACCCTGATGCGCCGATGTCACAGGTGTACGGAGCTCCCCACCTCCTGCGGCTGTTTG TCCGGATCGGAGCCATGCTCGCTTACACGCCCTTGGACGAGAAGAGTCTGGCCTTGCTGTTGAACTACTTGCACGATTTCCTAAA GTACCTAGCAAAGAACTCTTCCACGCTGTTCAGCGCGAGCGACTATGAAGTTGCACCTCCGGAGTATCATCGGAAAGCTGTGTAA
- the MORF4L1 gene encoding mortality factor 4-like protein 1 isoform X3, which yields MAPKQDPKPKFQEGERVLCFHGPLLYEAKCVKVAIKDKQVKYFIHYSGWNKNWDEWVPESRVLKYVDTNLQKQKELQKANQEQYAEGKMRGAAPGKKTSGLQQKNVEVFFRRDGAHTVCGLETPAISTRKTKKNKQKTPGIGEGSSTNENPQPPRKKRARVDPTVESEETFMNRVEVKVKIPEELKPWLVDDWDLITRQKQLFYLPAKKNVDSILEDYANYKKSRGNTDNKEYAVNEVVAGIKEYFNVMLGTQLLYKFERPQYAEILADHPDAPMSQVYGAPHLLRLFVRIGAMLAYTPLDEKSLALLLNYLHDFLKYLAKNSSTLFSASDYEVAPPEYHRKAV from the exons ATGGCGCCCAAGCAGGACCCCAAACCCAAATTCCAAGAGG GTGAACGGGTGCTGTGTTTCCATGGACCTCTTCTTTACGAAGCAAAG tGTGTAAAGGTTGCTATAAAGGACAAACAGGTGAAATACTTCATACATTACAGTGGTTGGAATAAGAA CTGGGATGAATGGGTTCCAGAAAGCAGAGTGCTCAAATACGTGGACACCAATCTGCAAAAGCAGAAAGAACTTCAAAAGGCCAATCA GGAACAGTATGCAGAAGGAAAGATGAGAGGGGCCGCACCAGGGAAAAAAACGTCCGGACTCCAGCAGAAAAATGTTGAAGT ATTTTTCAGACGAGATGGAGCGCATACAGTTTGCGGTTTGGAGACCCCTGCAATATCGACGCG GAAGACCAAAAAGAACAAACAGAAAA CTCCTGGAATCGGTGAAGGCAGCAGCACTAATGAAAACCCTCAGCCTCCCAGGAAGAAAAGGGCTCGTGTAGATCCCACTGTTGAAAGT GAGGAGACTTTTATGAACAGGGTTGAAGTCAAGGTAAAAATACCCGAGGAGCTGAAACCGTGGCTTGTGGACGACTGGGATTTGATCACCCGGCAAAAGCAG CTCTTCTACCTTCCTGCCAAGAAGAACGTTGACTCCATTTTGGAGGACTACGCAAACTACAAGAAGTCGCGAGGGAACACTGATAACAA AGAATATGCTGTTAACGAAGTCGTGGCAGGCATCAAAGAGTACTTCAACGTCATGCTGGGCACTCAGCTGCTCTATAAATTTGAGAGGCCGCAGTACGCAGAAATCTTAGCGGACCACCCTGATGCGCCGATGTCACAGGTGTACGGAGCTCCCCACCTCCTGCGGCTGTTTG TCCGGATCGGAGCCATGCTCGCTTACACGCCCTTGGACGAGAAGAGTCTGGCCTTGCTGTTGAACTACTTGCACGATTTCCTAAA GTACCTAGCAAAGAACTCTTCCACGCTGTTCAGCGCGAGCGACTATGAAGTTGCACCTCCGGAGTATCATCGGAAAGCTGTGTAA
- the MORF4L1 gene encoding mortality factor 4-like protein 1 isoform X4 gives MAPKQDPKPKFQEGERVLCFHGPLLYEAKCVKVAIKDKQVKYFIHYSGWNKNWDEWVPESRVLKYVDTNLQKQKELQKANQEQYAEGKMRGAAPGKKTSGLQQKNVEVKTKKNKQKMIPLPVCVAPGIGEGSSTNENPQPPRKKRARVDPTVESEETFMNRVEVKVKIPEELKPWLVDDWDLITRQKQLFYLPAKKNVDSILEDYANYKKSRGNTDNKEYAVNEVVAGIKEYFNVMLGTQLLYKFERPQYAEILADHPDAPMSQVYGAPHLLRLFVRIGAMLAYTPLDEKSLALLLNYLHDFLKYLAKNSSTLFSASDYEVAPPEYHRKAV, from the exons ATGGCGCCCAAGCAGGACCCCAAACCCAAATTCCAAGAGG GTGAACGGGTGCTGTGTTTCCATGGACCTCTTCTTTACGAAGCAAAG tGTGTAAAGGTTGCTATAAAGGACAAACAGGTGAAATACTTCATACATTACAGTGGTTGGAATAAGAA CTGGGATGAATGGGTTCCAGAAAGCAGAGTGCTCAAATACGTGGACACCAATCTGCAAAAGCAGAAAGAACTTCAAAAGGCCAATCA GGAACAGTATGCAGAAGGAAAGATGAGAGGGGCCGCACCAGGGAAAAAAACGTCCGGACTCCAGCAGAAAAATGTTGAAGT GAAGACCAAAAAGAACAAACAGAAAA TGATTCCCTTGCCTGTTTGTGTAGCTCCTGGAATCGGTGAAGGCAGCAGCACTAATGAAAACCCTCAGCCTCCCAGGAAGAAAAGGGCTCGTGTAGATCCCACTGTTGAAAGT GAGGAGACTTTTATGAACAGGGTTGAAGTCAAGGTAAAAATACCCGAGGAGCTGAAACCGTGGCTTGTGGACGACTGGGATTTGATCACCCGGCAAAAGCAG CTCTTCTACCTTCCTGCCAAGAAGAACGTTGACTCCATTTTGGAGGACTACGCAAACTACAAGAAGTCGCGAGGGAACACTGATAACAA AGAATATGCTGTTAACGAAGTCGTGGCAGGCATCAAAGAGTACTTCAACGTCATGCTGGGCACTCAGCTGCTCTATAAATTTGAGAGGCCGCAGTACGCAGAAATCTTAGCGGACCACCCTGATGCGCCGATGTCACAGGTGTACGGAGCTCCCCACCTCCTGCGGCTGTTTG TCCGGATCGGAGCCATGCTCGCTTACACGCCCTTGGACGAGAAGAGTCTGGCCTTGCTGTTGAACTACTTGCACGATTTCCTAAA GTACCTAGCAAAGAACTCTTCCACGCTGTTCAGCGCGAGCGACTATGAAGTTGCACCTCCGGAGTATCATCGGAAAGCTGTGTAA
- the MORF4L1 gene encoding mortality factor 4-like protein 1 isoform X1 — protein sequence MAPKQDPKPKFQEGERVLCFHGPLLYEAKCVKVAIKDKQVKYFIHYSGWNKNWDEWVPESRVLKYVDTNLQKQKELQKANQEQYAEGKMRGAAPGKKTSGLQQKNVEVFFRRDGAHTVCGLETPAISTRKTKKNKQKMIPLPVCVAPGIGEGSSTNENPQPPRKKRARVDPTVESEETFMNRVEVKVKIPEELKPWLVDDWDLITRQKQLFYLPAKKNVDSILEDYANYKKSRGNTDNKEYAVNEVVAGIKEYFNVMLGTQLLYKFERPQYAEILADHPDAPMSQVYGAPHLLRLFVRIGAMLAYTPLDEKSLALLLNYLHDFLKYLAKNSSTLFSASDYEVAPPEYHRKAV from the exons ATGGCGCCCAAGCAGGACCCCAAACCCAAATTCCAAGAGG GTGAACGGGTGCTGTGTTTCCATGGACCTCTTCTTTACGAAGCAAAG tGTGTAAAGGTTGCTATAAAGGACAAACAGGTGAAATACTTCATACATTACAGTGGTTGGAATAAGAA CTGGGATGAATGGGTTCCAGAAAGCAGAGTGCTCAAATACGTGGACACCAATCTGCAAAAGCAGAAAGAACTTCAAAAGGCCAATCA GGAACAGTATGCAGAAGGAAAGATGAGAGGGGCCGCACCAGGGAAAAAAACGTCCGGACTCCAGCAGAAAAATGTTGAAGT ATTTTTCAGACGAGATGGAGCGCATACAGTTTGCGGTTTGGAGACCCCTGCAATATCGACGCG GAAGACCAAAAAGAACAAACAGAAAA TGATTCCCTTGCCTGTTTGTGTAGCTCCTGGAATCGGTGAAGGCAGCAGCACTAATGAAAACCCTCAGCCTCCCAGGAAGAAAAGGGCTCGTGTAGATCCCACTGTTGAAAGT GAGGAGACTTTTATGAACAGGGTTGAAGTCAAGGTAAAAATACCCGAGGAGCTGAAACCGTGGCTTGTGGACGACTGGGATTTGATCACCCGGCAAAAGCAG CTCTTCTACCTTCCTGCCAAGAAGAACGTTGACTCCATTTTGGAGGACTACGCAAACTACAAGAAGTCGCGAGGGAACACTGATAACAA AGAATATGCTGTTAACGAAGTCGTGGCAGGCATCAAAGAGTACTTCAACGTCATGCTGGGCACTCAGCTGCTCTATAAATTTGAGAGGCCGCAGTACGCAGAAATCTTAGCGGACCACCCTGATGCGCCGATGTCACAGGTGTACGGAGCTCCCCACCTCCTGCGGCTGTTTG TCCGGATCGGAGCCATGCTCGCTTACACGCCCTTGGACGAGAAGAGTCTGGCCTTGCTGTTGAACTACTTGCACGATTTCCTAAA GTACCTAGCAAAGAACTCTTCCACGCTGTTCAGCGCGAGCGACTATGAAGTTGCACCTCCGGAGTATCATCGGAAAGCTGTGTAA
- the MORF4L1 gene encoding mortality factor 4-like protein 1 isoform X5, whose translation MCVKVAIKDKQVKYFIHYSGWNKNWDEWVPESRVLKYVDTNLQKQKELQKANQEQYAEGKMRGAAPGKKTSGLQQKNVEVFFRRDGAHTVCGLETPAISTRKTKKNKQKMIPLPVCVAPGIGEGSSTNENPQPPRKKRARVDPTVESEETFMNRVEVKVKIPEELKPWLVDDWDLITRQKQLFYLPAKKNVDSILEDYANYKKSRGNTDNKEYAVNEVVAGIKEYFNVMLGTQLLYKFERPQYAEILADHPDAPMSQVYGAPHLLRLFVRIGAMLAYTPLDEKSLALLLNYLHDFLKYLAKNSSTLFSASDYEVAPPEYHRKAV comes from the exons ATG tGTGTAAAGGTTGCTATAAAGGACAAACAGGTGAAATACTTCATACATTACAGTGGTTGGAATAAGAA CTGGGATGAATGGGTTCCAGAAAGCAGAGTGCTCAAATACGTGGACACCAATCTGCAAAAGCAGAAAGAACTTCAAAAGGCCAATCA GGAACAGTATGCAGAAGGAAAGATGAGAGGGGCCGCACCAGGGAAAAAAACGTCCGGACTCCAGCAGAAAAATGTTGAAGT ATTTTTCAGACGAGATGGAGCGCATACAGTTTGCGGTTTGGAGACCCCTGCAATATCGACGCG GAAGACCAAAAAGAACAAACAGAAAA TGATTCCCTTGCCTGTTTGTGTAGCTCCTGGAATCGGTGAAGGCAGCAGCACTAATGAAAACCCTCAGCCTCCCAGGAAGAAAAGGGCTCGTGTAGATCCCACTGTTGAAAGT GAGGAGACTTTTATGAACAGGGTTGAAGTCAAGGTAAAAATACCCGAGGAGCTGAAACCGTGGCTTGTGGACGACTGGGATTTGATCACCCGGCAAAAGCAG CTCTTCTACCTTCCTGCCAAGAAGAACGTTGACTCCATTTTGGAGGACTACGCAAACTACAAGAAGTCGCGAGGGAACACTGATAACAA AGAATATGCTGTTAACGAAGTCGTGGCAGGCATCAAAGAGTACTTCAACGTCATGCTGGGCACTCAGCTGCTCTATAAATTTGAGAGGCCGCAGTACGCAGAAATCTTAGCGGACCACCCTGATGCGCCGATGTCACAGGTGTACGGAGCTCCCCACCTCCTGCGGCTGTTTG TCCGGATCGGAGCCATGCTCGCTTACACGCCCTTGGACGAGAAGAGTCTGGCCTTGCTGTTGAACTACTTGCACGATTTCCTAAA GTACCTAGCAAAGAACTCTTCCACGCTGTTCAGCGCGAGCGACTATGAAGTTGCACCTCCGGAGTATCATCGGAAAGCTGTGTAA
- the MORF4L1 gene encoding mortality factor 4-like protein 1 isoform X7 codes for MRGAAPGKKTSGLQQKNVEVFFRRDGAHTVCGLETPAISTRKTKKNKQKMIPLPVCVAPGIGEGSSTNENPQPPRKKRARVDPTVESEETFMNRVEVKVKIPEELKPWLVDDWDLITRQKQLFYLPAKKNVDSILEDYANYKKSRGNTDNKEYAVNEVVAGIKEYFNVMLGTQLLYKFERPQYAEILADHPDAPMSQVYGAPHLLRLFVRIGAMLAYTPLDEKSLALLLNYLHDFLKYLAKNSSTLFSASDYEVAPPEYHRKAV; via the exons ATGAGAGGGGCCGCACCAGGGAAAAAAACGTCCGGACTCCAGCAGAAAAATGTTGAAGT ATTTTTCAGACGAGATGGAGCGCATACAGTTTGCGGTTTGGAGACCCCTGCAATATCGACGCG GAAGACCAAAAAGAACAAACAGAAAA TGATTCCCTTGCCTGTTTGTGTAGCTCCTGGAATCGGTGAAGGCAGCAGCACTAATGAAAACCCTCAGCCTCCCAGGAAGAAAAGGGCTCGTGTAGATCCCACTGTTGAAAGT GAGGAGACTTTTATGAACAGGGTTGAAGTCAAGGTAAAAATACCCGAGGAGCTGAAACCGTGGCTTGTGGACGACTGGGATTTGATCACCCGGCAAAAGCAG CTCTTCTACCTTCCTGCCAAGAAGAACGTTGACTCCATTTTGGAGGACTACGCAAACTACAAGAAGTCGCGAGGGAACACTGATAACAA AGAATATGCTGTTAACGAAGTCGTGGCAGGCATCAAAGAGTACTTCAACGTCATGCTGGGCACTCAGCTGCTCTATAAATTTGAGAGGCCGCAGTACGCAGAAATCTTAGCGGACCACCCTGATGCGCCGATGTCACAGGTGTACGGAGCTCCCCACCTCCTGCGGCTGTTTG TCCGGATCGGAGCCATGCTCGCTTACACGCCCTTGGACGAGAAGAGTCTGGCCTTGCTGTTGAACTACTTGCACGATTTCCTAAA GTACCTAGCAAAGAACTCTTCCACGCTGTTCAGCGCGAGCGACTATGAAGTTGCACCTCCGGAGTATCATCGGAAAGCTGTGTAA